The following proteins are encoded in a genomic region of Neurospora crassa OR74A linkage group VI, whole genome shotgun sequence:
- a CDS encoding adaptor protein complex 3 Mu3A — protein sequence MNGVIEALHIFDEHNSPILSHTYTSRPLSPSYLLPLYLEHPAPRPNLIYLPNTNPPTLVFSLKHANLLFLLTTSSEVEPLLVLEFLHRIVDSFEEFLGTPLLAHKIESNYDVVAQLLTEMCDAGTINTTEPNALRDLVEVEGFMGKLLGNLNLPTKPTFSNPSPASLLAQQSTLALPWRRNNVRHTQNELYADVIETLSVTLAPSGRPLAAFANGTIAFTSKVSGVPDIIVTLTGPTGKHNLGSIIDLPVFHPCVRLAKWREQPGVLSFIPPDGRFTLAGYEVDLLPLGARNLGNMSASANNLKLPVSLEIKTCLGPTGSDFEVRLTVNRIPGTSGGGGGGSGSSSNYPLSSASGVGRGMGGGPQPGTPASPTLQDLKVTVPLPADVRNLAEIRTAKGDATYNPGDRFLEWTIPNKDVAAGFASHFALRCTVVGQSISGEYEDDNDDPTGFGFNTSSAGGRDWSYDAGEPAPYQSASDLLSGGDKKLTAEQEKEEKERRDGKLAQQNKILMPSSASVSFAVKGWTASGIKVESIMLDPRRSKGLAETVRPFKGVKYLTVSKGGVEIRC from the exons ATGAACGGTGTCATCGAGGCCCTCCACATTTTCGACGAGCACAA CAGCCCCATCTTGTCGCACACATACACATCGCGTCCGCTGTCGCCGTCGTACTTGCTGCCCCTCTACCTCGAACATCCCGCCCCGAGACCGAACCTGATATACCTCCCTAATACCAACCCACCCACTCTCGTCTTCAGCCTCAAACATGCCaaccttctctttctcttgaCCACCTCCTCCGAGGTTGAGCCACTGCTCGTTCTCGAGTTCCTCCACCGTATCGTCGATTCCTTCGAGGAGTTCCTGGGCACCCCATTACTGGCCCACAAGATTGAGAGCAACTACGATGTCGTAGCTCAGCTTCTCACAGAGATGTGCGATGCCGGCACCATCAACACAACAGAACCTAATGCACTGCGCGACTTGGTTGAGGTGGAAGGCTTTATGGGCAAGCTCCTCGGCAACTTGAACCTCCCCAC AAAACCAACCTTCTCCAACCCCAGCCCAGCTTCTCTCCTTGCCCAGCAGAGCACTCTAGCCCTCCCCTGGCGTCGAAACAATGTACGACACACCCAAAACGAGCTCTATGCCGACGTAATCGAAACCCTCTCTGTCACCCTCGCTCCATCCGGCCGGCCTCTCGCCGCCTTCGCAAACGGCACAATCGCATTCACCTCCAAGGTCTCTGGAGTGCCCGACATAATCGTTACTCTAACGGGTCCAACCGGCAAGCACAACCTCGGCAGCATCATTGACCTACCTGTCTTCCATCCCTGCGTGCGTCTCGCAAAATGGCGCGAGCAACCCGGCGTTCTCAGCTTCATCCCTCCCGATGGCCGCTTCACCCTAGCTGGTTACGAAGTCGACCTTCTCCCGCTGGGCGCCCGGAACCTAGGCAACATGAGCGCCTCGGCAAACAACCTTAAGCTCCCCGTCAGTCTGGAGATCAAGACCTGTCTCGGTCCCACTGGCTCTGACTTTGAAGTCCGCCTCACCGTGAACAGAATCCCCGGTACTAgtggcggcggaggtggcGGTAGTGGCTCATCATCAAACTACCCGCTGTCCTCCGCCAGCGGCGTCGGTCGGGGCATGGGAGGCGGTCCCCAACCCGGCACGCCCGCCTCCCCCACGCTTCAAGACCTCAAAGTCACCGTCCCCTTGCCGGCAGACGTGCGCAACCTCGCCGAAATCCGCACCGCCAAGGGCGACGCCACGTACAACCCCGGTGACCGTTTTCTCGAGTGGACTATTCCCAACAAGGACGTTGCCGCCGGCTTTGCTTCGCACTTTGCTCTCCGTTGCACCGTCGTCGGCCAGTCTATTTCCGGCGAATACGAAGACGACAATGACGACCCCACCGGTTTCGGCTTCAACACCTCCTCCGCTGGAGGCCGCGACTGGTCCTACGACGCCGGTGAACCAGCACCTTACCAGAGCGCGAGCGATCTCTTATCTGGCGGCGACAAGAAACTAACAGCCGagcaagaaaaagaggaaaaggagcgGAGGGACGGGAAACTAGCGCAGCAGAACAAGATCCTGATGCCCAGCTCGGCGAGCGTGAGCTTTGCCGTCAAGGGTTGGACGGCGAGCGGGATCAAGGTGGAGAGCATCATGCTGGATCCGAGGAGGAGTAAAGGGCTGGCGGAGACGGTGAGGCCGTTCAAGGGGGTCAAGTATTTGACTGTTAGTAAGGGGGGCGTGGAGATTAGGTGCTGA
- the ff-7 gene encoding female fertility-7 — MTTFTALNGSSPRPTEISNGARELERGNGQSAGPDPRSASDVAVSQRERDRENWGTSTRERHPYPVTNYHDAEPAPKRMRTDSDSHSPRREHRPSPISTERPDKFERTERTPIERTERLERTERMERVERPEVTEKAEQYEPPRPPSNPHDRYPSPQKEGYRGYENRESDDRWRSQQARSERNASYDAAYSAGPVSGQSEEPMGEHMRRATSQADSGDYENQSPDGDENRYSDQYTPEQRRDGTVQSDPKKRKRNFSNRTKTGCLTCRRRKKKCDETKPQCTNCIKGSFQCAGYPPQRGNWQKPESKPTQVNIESKDPNYVPLGAYGMPQQPIPPYTSNTAPILSQPKQREPFPMARGQQPTLRITPPQGRPLQSDDDRLTASTLPSASVISPDNKLSALSAYPSNVFPTPISARTPLREYARVPPLHDLTRTDPDHQPPPPPPPPQSAISAHPPYNLHGSRTDTPTSAVQPLITSQPPSSAVQATAQLALSHAQSHTPSSATVPPVRREKDEMISGRAFYPFDKELVLERERCNAACWRFNNSTNPNIGVSPAERARLFKEILHPREGVQLTPNQLSPIGRIGHVGDNVSVEAPFNCDYGYNISIGNNVSIGRNCLITDSCEVRIGHNVIISPNVNIYTNSCYTDWRRRDGHRGAQFGKPVIIDDDVWIAANVVILPGVKIGRGSTVGAGSIVSRDVAPYSIYIGRKANMHRGIPT, encoded by the exons ATGACGACTTTCACAGCTCTAAATGGGTCATCGCCCAGGCCAACTGAGATCTCCAATGGTGCTCGGGAGCTTGAACGCGGAAACGGACAGTCTGCTGGTCCAGACCCAAGATCCGCTAGTGATGTTGCAGTCAGCCAGAGAGAACGGGACCGGGAAAACTGGGGCACTTCAACCCGTGAAAGGCATCCGTATCCTGTGACTAATTACCACGATGCTGAACCTGCCCCAAAACGGATGCGGACAGATTCCGATTCTCACTCTCCCAGGCGGGAGCACAGGCCTTCACCCATTTCCACTGAGCGGCCCGACAAGTTCGAAAGAACAGAGAGAACTCCCATTGAACGGACCGAAAGGTTGGAAAGAACGGAAAGAATGGAGAGAGTGGAGAGGCCTGAAGTAACAGAGAAGGCGGAGCAATATGAACCCCCACGGCCTCCGTCCAACCCCCATGACCGCTATCCGTCTCCCCAAAAGGAAGGATATCGTGGTTACGAAAATCGTGAGAGCGATGACCGATGGCGCTCTCAGCAGGCCAGAAGTGAGAGGAACGCAAGCTACGATGCAGCTTACTCGGCCGGGCCAGTATCCGGCCAGTCCGAGGAGCCGATGGGCGAACATATGCGCAGAGCGACCAGTCAAGCAGACAGCGGCGACTACGAAAATCAGAGCCCCGATGGTGACGAAAACCGCTACTCGGATCAGTACACGCCTGAGCAGCGCAGAGATGGCACCGTTCAGTCCGACCCCAAGAAGCGGAAACGCAATTTCAGTAATCGGACGAAAACCGGTTGCCTGACGTGCAGGAGGCGCAAAAAGAAGTGTGATGAGACAAAGCCTCAGT GTACCAACTGCATCAAGGGTTCATTCCAATGTGCTGGTTACCCACCACAGAGGGGTAACTGGCAGAAGCCTGAGAGCAAGCCAACCCAAGTCAACATCGAGTCCAAGGATCCCAACTATGTCCCTCTTGGAGCATATGGGATGCCGCAGCAACCGATCCCTCCTTACACCAGCAACACTGCTCCGATATTGAGCCAACCAAAGCAGCGCGAGCCTTTCCCGATGGCGCGTGGGCAGCAACCCACTCTCCGCATCACACCGCCTCAAGGACGGCCTCTTCAAAGCGACGACGACCGGCTCACGGCATCAACTCTTCCTAGTGCATCGGTTATTAGCCCAGACAACAAACTGTCCGCCCTCTCAGCTTATCCTTCAAACGTCTTCCCCACGCCCATCAGTGCCCGGACGCCCCTTAGAGAGTATGCAAGAGTGCCCCCGCTCCACGATTTGACGAGGACAGACCCTGACCACcaaccaccgccgccaccaccgcctcctcaaAGCGCCATTTCCGCACATCCTCCATACAACCTTCATGGTAGCCGAACGGACACGCCAACATCAGCGGTCCAGCCTCTAATCACATCTCAGCCACCTTCAAGTGCCGTACAGGCGACTGCGCAGCTAGCACTATCCCATGCGCAGTCGCATACTCCGTCCAGCGCTACCGTGCCCCCCGTACGAAGGGAGAAAGACGAGATGATCAGTGGACGAGCCTTTTATCCCTTCGACAAGGAGCTTGTGCTAGAACGCGAGAGATGCAATGCAGCTTGTTGGAGATTCAACAACTCGACCAATCCTAACATTGGCGTATCACCTGCTGAACGCGCCCGACTTTTCAAAGAGATCTTGCACCCACGCGAAGGTGTTCAGTTGACGCCCAACCAGCTATCCCCCATAGGCCGTATTGGTCATGTTGGTGATAACGTTTCGGTCGAGGCCCCGTTCAACTGTGACTATGGGTACAACATCTCCATTGGCAATAACGTGTCTATCGGCCGGAACTGCCTGATTACCGACTCTTGCGAGGTACGCATTGGGCACAATGTGATTATCAGCCCGAATGTCAACATCTACACAAACAGCTGCTACACAGACTGGAGGCGCCGTGATGGGCACAGGGGTGCGCAGTTTGGCAAGCCAGTCATCATTGACGACGATGTCTGGATTGCGGCAAACGTGGTCATCTTGCCCGGTGTAAAGATCGGAAGGGGGTCAACGGTTGGGGCTGGGTCAATTGTTTCAAGG GACGTTGCTCCCTACAGCATCTACATTGGACGGAAAGCAAACATGCACCGCGGCATTCCAACTTGA